In the Sphingobacterium sp. PCS056 genome, TTTCATAATCTGTCTGTCCTGGAACAGAAGCGACCAGAATATTGCCCTTCAGGTATACCTTGATAAGAGTGCCTCCTAATATATATTCACCCACATACCGATCCATCACTTCTTTTGACAAATCGACTGCTTTGGGGCGGAAAGTAAAGAAAACAGATTTTCCGTCCATAGGTATTGTCAGACCTGCAATCTTTCCATCATTACCAAAGCTGAAATTGAATTTAAATTCACTATAAGCAGTATCAATTACTCCTTTTTTGTCGATATCTCTAGCCTCGAAGACATCATAATGAAAATGCTTCAGGAAAACATGTTCTTTTCCAAATTTTGAAAATAGTGAATCGCCTTTATGATAAACCTGAATTATTCCTGCAATAGGATTATCATAAAAACCGACATAACTGTCTACTTGGTGAGAGGGACTGGTATTTAAGATTTGTTCTTTTTCTGCTGTCAGGTTTTTATTTTCCTTTTTCTTAGCTGCTTCTTTTTTCTTATTCTGCTCAGCATTCCAATCTATCGGATTGATTTTTAAAATACGATCGGCAATGGTATTACTGATGATCGCTGGTACGGGTGAATTGCTTTGATTGCTCAGTACGACAATACCGAGTTTATCTGATGGAAAAAAGGATACACTTGCAGAAAAGCCATCAATATTGCCACCATGCTCTACTTTATAATGTCCACGGTAAGAGCTGATCATCCATCCTAAACCATAGCTGGCCGAATAAATATCCTTATGCTCTTTCGGTAAACCGCCCGCTATTACCATTTGTGCAGAAGCGGCTTGTTCTATGTAAGACGATGGTAAAATATCGTTACCCATATAAGATCCTCCACTAGTCCACATTTGCAACCAATGTGCCATATCATTTACACTGCTATTAATTGACCCAGCAGGCCCCATGCCCGATATATCATAATAATCCACCCTATCGATCAGGCTATCGTTTTTTAAGGTGTAAGGCAGCGAAGCATCCGAATCTTTTTGCATATCGTAGATACTGGTATTTGAACGTGTCATGGCTAATGGTATAAATAGCTTTTCTTTTATATTTTGCTCCCAAGTTTTTCCAGTTATTTTTTCAGCAATCATACCCTGAAGAAGAAACATATAATTATTGTACTGCCATTTTTCTCTAAGTCCCACATTAGGTTCCATGTACTTGATTCGTTGCATTAAACTATCTCGATTTGGCGTATTAAAGAGATACCACGAATAATCATATCTGGAAAGTCCCGTACGATGGGTCATCAGATCACGAACGGTTATTTTATTATTCATATCATCATTAATAAAACGCAAGTCCGGTAGATAGCTTGTTGCCTTGCCATCCAAAGATAGCTGACCGTCTTTTTCTAGTAAACCAAGTAGGGCACAAGTAAATGCTTTCGAGCTTGAGCCTATGGCAAAAAGTGTATTGGGTGTTACGGGCTTCTGTTCTTCAAAGTCCCGATAACCAAATCCCTTACTATAAATGACTTTATTTCCCTCAGTGATGGCTACAGCAAAGCCAGCAACTTTTTGATCATGTAATACTTGGTTTAATACAAGATCTAAATCTATAAGTCTTTTATCAAGCTTAACCTTTTCTTGTTGAGCAAATGTCGAAATGCTGATTAAAGAAAGGGAAAGATAGATAATCGTTCTTTTCATCATATTAAAATTTGTTTTGTTTTAATGGCCTTATTTTTATAACAATCAAACTTATATGCCTATATATAAGAATTTTTGTTAAATCAATGATACGATATAATTATAATCTTTACAAGAAAAAAATTATTGTATTGCAATATGATATGGCTTGTGATTATTATTCATTTGTTAGTGCCTTTAATAGTTGGTTAATATGTTATGCGGATGTTTAATAGATGATCTGGGAACTTTCTTTAATACTGTTCATGACGAAAATACTTTTTGTTTGTCCAATGCCCTCTATCTCAGAAAGCTGATTTACAAAAAAATCATGGAATTCATCCATATTCGGTGCTAGAATTTTTAACATAAAATCAAAGTCACCACTGATATTATAAAATTCCACTACTTCATTCAATTTGCTCACTTCTTCAATAAATTTAGATGCGGTCTTTTTGTTATGTGCATTTAAAGCGATCATACATATTACCATCATTCCTTTATCCACTTTTTTACGATCTAAAACAGCCGTATATCCTTTTATGATCCCCAATTTTTCCATACGCTTGATTCGCTCATGAGTAGGTGTTGAGCTTAGGTTAATTCGGCCAGATAGATCGCGGACACTAAGCTTAGCATCTTTTTGTAATAAACGTAGAATAGCGAGATCCTTTTCATCAAGTGTATAATTTTCCATTTGTTCTTTTATGAGATTCAATATTAATATTTAAAGTGTAAATGTTCTTTATTTTGTTTTGATTATGATGTATTGTTCCAAATTTAATGAATAGTTTTATTTTTTGTCCCAATAATTTTAATTTTGCAGGCAATTTGAATGATATGGGAACAAGGAGAAATATAATATTAATACTAGCATCGATAGGAACTTTTGTTGAAGCTTTGGACATTGCCATTATTAACTTAACTATTCCCTCCATTCAACAACAGTTTCATATTGGTGCAGATAAGGTTCAGTGGTTACAGACCTTATATGTTTTATTTTTTGGAGGCTTTTTGATTATTGGAGGTAAACTATCTGATGAGATTGGGCGTAAAAAATTATTTCTTTTAGGCGGGTTGATTTTTATGTTCTCCTCATTAGGCGCAGGACTCTCTCCCAGCTTTGAGGCGCTTGCCCTATTTCGTGCTTTACAGGGGCTTGGGGCCGCACTTATTATGCCAGCATCCTTGTCAATTGTCACCAATACTTTTACTGAAAATCAAGAAAGAAATCGTGCATTAGGAGTTTTTAGTTCATTTGCAGCGATAGGGTCTGGAAGTGGATTGTCGATAGGAGGGATCATCAGCACCTACCTGAGCTGGCACTGGGTTTTCCTGATTAATGTTCCCATTCTTTTCATCACGTTAATATTAGCATATCATTACCTGCCATCAGATGAAAAAAATAAAAATGTTCAGAAAACAGACGCTATTTCTGGATTACTATTGGTTTTAGGCTTATTAAGCCTGACCTATGGTACACATGAGCTTATCCATATCCATGAACATACCCTATTGGTAGTTGGGTCACTTGCATTGGCCGCATTTATATTAAGCACTGTATTTTATCGTTTAAAAACAGTGTCCCAACCCCTAATCAACCTCGAGCTATTTAAATATAGATCACTGGTGGCTTCCAATCTTGCATTCTTTACTTTAGGAGCATTTTTCATAGGATTTTTATTTTTAATATCCTTGATGCTACAGAAAGATATGCATCATAGCGCTGCTTCAGCAGGTATCATGTTGGTACCTTTTAGTATCATGTCTGCACTAGTTGCTAAATTTATACTGCCCACTATTTGTCGAAAATTTTATCCTGCACAGATGGGTATCTTAGGATGGTCTTTTATGTTAACAGGTGCCATATCTTTACTATTATCCATCTACTTTGGTCATCCGCTACAGATTGTTTTATTCGGCGCTGCATGTATTTCTGGAATTGGAATGACCATTTGTTTTACCAGTTTATCTATTTTAGGTATTCGTGATGTGGATTCCGTTCATTATGGTGTAGCTTCAAGTTTAACCAGTACGAGCTACTTTTTGGGAGCTGGAATCGGTCTTTCATTTATGACCCTAATGAGTCAGCTTTTTCCTTCAAAATTAGCCGTGGATCATTTAAGCTTAACTATTTTGGCCTGTTATGCTGTGATTGCTATGGGCATTTTGAGGTATTTGATCATTAAAGAATTAAAAGCTGAGAAAACTCAAGTTGCTATTTAAATGGAGTTACAGAAATGGAGTAAAAACTATGCCTAGCATCCTGTACAGTCTATTTTTATCAAACAAATAGAATACTGTCTTGGAGATAAGGGTATCCATTTTATCTTAAACTATGATCATGATCGTTTAAATATTTAAAAAGGAATGATTCAAGTGGAGTGCCTATTGTGTTGTAAATCATATAAATAAAAAAATCCTCATTTAGAAATGAGGATTTTAAGCCGTGCTCCCAACTGGGCTCGAACCAGTGACCAAAAGATTATGAGTCTTCTACTCTAACCAACTGAGCTATAGGAGCGGTATGTAGCCTTTTTGATGGCTCTGGTGCAAAGATAATAAATTCAAATTTATTATAAAACAATAATTGATAAAAGGTTAAAATAGTAAGTGTCGTTTATGTTATCATTTCAATTTTAACTTTCAATCCTTCATTTTTTATCATATCAAAATAGGGAAGGAGTGTCCAAAAATATTTTTTTCAGCGTTCTTGGATAGACCCATAGTGAGATCAAAGTGTCAAAGAAAATCTATAAATTCAGATCGCTTTAAAGATATTGCACATTAAAATTTTTACCTTTACAAACGTAAAAATCATAAAATGGAACAAAATAAATCAATGTCGGCCACCAGATTGTTTATTCTTGCGTGGGTATTTGGACTTATATTCTATTTTTTAGATTATGTGATACGTTCTTCTCCAGCAGTTATGCTACCTCAATTAGCCGAACAGTTTAAGGTAACTCCTGTTACTCTTGTTACGATAATAGGCACTTATTATTATACCTACTCTACGGTTAGTTTACTTGCAGGTTTGGCGCTCGACAAGTTCGGAGCTAAATATTCTTTATTTATCGGAACTTTTATCTTAGGACTAGGCTGTTTACTTTTTGTACTCTCTCATTCATTTTCAGGTAATGCAGGTCGTTTATTGCAAGGTGCAGGTTGTGCATTTGCCTTTCCGGGATGTGTCTACTTAGCTTCAAAAGGATTTTCTGCAAAATCATTGGCAACAGCCATCGGCTTTACACAATGTATAGGCATGCTTGGAGGCTCTGCTGGACAGTTCATTGTTGGTCCATGGATTGAACAGGGCTTGAAGATTAATCATTTTTGGCTCATAACTGGTCTAATCACGATTGTAGTTGCTTTTGGGCTTTTACTCGTCATACCTAAAAACGCTGATCAAGTTCAACCGGTTAATCAAGATAGTTCAAAAGGGATTTTATGGCCATATAAAGTTGTTTTTTCTAATCCGCAGTCTTGGCTGTGTGGTATAATATCAGGGTTATTATTTGCGCCTACTACAATATTTGCCATGACTTGGGGTGTTGCTTTCTTTCAACAAGATAGAGATTTTAGTTTTCACACCGCAACTATAGCCAGTGCGATGGTCCCCATGGGGTGGGTATTAGGCTGCCCTCTGCTGGGGTATATAACGGATCGAATTGGTGCACGTAAACCTGTATTAATGGCAGGTGCAACAATGATGATCTTAGCTATCTGCCAGGTCATTTTTATGCCAGATCTGTTATCGGCATATACCACTAATTTTATATTTGGAGTTGCTTCTGGTGCTGCCATGATCCCTTACTCGGTCATTAAAGAATCTAACCCAGATGAAGTTAAAGGTAGCGCTACAGGGGCGATCAACTTTATTACTTTTGGAGTTACCACATTGTTGAACCCCATTTTTAGTAAATTTTTTGGACAAACTTTATCTCAAGAAGCTGATAAATCTACACATTTTCAACTGACAGGATTATTTTGGATTGCCGGTATAGGACTTGCCATTATTTTAATGTTCTTTTTAAAAGAAACAGGACAAAAAAAAGTAAATAAATCGATTTCATAAGATCGATCCACTTTTCATAATGAAGTTATAGCGTTATCCATTCATCTGTATTTTTAAAGATTTTAAATGGCTAGTTTTTAGTTATTTAAATTGAGTAGGGGTAATAAGCTCCTTTGATAGATGTTCTATTCTATTTTTTTTATGATGTTTTCTAAATGGTCAACCACTAGGTTAATTATGATTTTGTTGCCCGGATAAAATCTTTCCATCTCCGCTTGAAGGTCTTTGTAGGATTGCAATGCCTGATCGTCATTTGCCGTTCCAGCAACAACCGAAATAGAAATCACATAGGTACTATTTATTTTTTCAGCATACACATACTTCGTTACTTCCTCATCAAAGAAAGTTGTTTGGGTCAGGATGTCTGCCAGTTTATCAACATCATGATTAGTCAGGTTTTCACTGTCAAAAACAATTTCATGTTTCATAACACCATACGTATTAACTGTTTCAGTTGTTCCTGACCGATCCGTAACAAATATGACAGAAAATAGTATGATCAAGGTGACTATAAGACCAATTATTCCAACGCAAATTATACGTCCCCAACTGAAAACCTCTCCACCTGTCGCGATATAGTTTTCAATATTTTTACGCTGAAAATAGTTTAGTAAACCAGCAGCAATAGTGGTATAAATGATAGGAATTATTTGATTTGGAATTTTGATATGTTCTGGAATTAAGAATATACCACCACAAATTATAATGGTCGTAAGAATGGCGTAAATCCAAGTTTTTTTAGCTTTACCGTATTCTCCAAACACTTTAAAATTTTCTGCGATAAAGTAACCTGCAACTAAGGGACCACCTAAAAATGTTCCAACCCAAATTGCTTTATCTTTATAAATTTTTTTACTTCCATTCTGGATTTCAAGTGTTTGTTCCATATTATTGATTAAAGGTGCATTCACACGCTGTTTTTGGTATTAAATGTAATATTTTCACCTTAAGTATACAAATTCACCTTCACATTTCCTCCGTTCACCGAGTTTTTCCTTGCGTTAGTCTAAATGTTATGGTTATCGGTTTATTTTTATCCTACTTTTAAATCAACAAATAGGGCAGCGGCTTCGGAGTTTCAGTTGTTGGATTTTGAGCATAGCTGGAAATGCTTATGATAACTTCATCAAAGATGAATAGCAAAATGTTATGTTTTAATTATCAACCTAAATTTAGAAGATCATGAAGATTATAAAACCTCTCCATATTACATTTATTTTCGCCACGTTGGTGACAACTGTTTTTGCACAGACCAGCAAGGAGCTGCAAGAAGAGATTACAAAAGTAGAATCCGGCCTAATACCACCAGTCCGGTTTGAGGGCGAATCTTCATGGGATATCGTTTCTCGGATGAAGTTTTATGATGTTCCCGGTGTAAGTATAGCTGTTATCAAAAATTCCAAAGTCATCTGGAGTAAAACATACG is a window encoding:
- a CDS encoding serine hydrolase, translating into MMKRTIIYLSLSLISISTFAQQEKVKLDKRLIDLDLVLNQVLHDQKVAGFAVAITEGNKVIYSKGFGYRDFEEQKPVTPNTLFAIGSSSKAFTCALLGLLEKDGQLSLDGKATSYLPDLRFINDDMNNKITVRDLMTHRTGLSRYDYSWYLFNTPNRDSLMQRIKYMEPNVGLREKWQYNNYMFLLQGMIAEKITGKTWEQNIKEKLFIPLAMTRSNTSIYDMQKDSDASLPYTLKNDSLIDRVDYYDISGMGPAGSINSSVNDMAHWLQMWTSGGSYMGNDILPSSYIEQAASAQMVIAGGLPKEHKDIYSASYGLGWMISSYRGHYKVEHGGNIDGFSASVSFFPSDKLGIVVLSNQSNSPVPAIISNTIADRILKINPIDWNAEQNKKKEAAKKKENKNLTAEKEQILNTSPSHQVDSYVGFYDNPIAGIIQVYHKGDSLFSKFGKEHVFLKHFHYDVFEARDIDKKGVIDTAYSEFKFNFSFGNDGKIAGLTIPMDGKSVFFTFRPKAVDLSKEVMDRYVGEYILGGTLIKVYLKGNILVASVPGQTDYETTAIGNHTFKINILTGYNLQFELVNDKAVSLTFKQPNGNFKAVRKK
- a CDS encoding MFS transporter — translated: MEQNKSMSATRLFILAWVFGLIFYFLDYVIRSSPAVMLPQLAEQFKVTPVTLVTIIGTYYYTYSTVSLLAGLALDKFGAKYSLFIGTFILGLGCLLFVLSHSFSGNAGRLLQGAGCAFAFPGCVYLASKGFSAKSLATAIGFTQCIGMLGGSAGQFIVGPWIEQGLKINHFWLITGLITIVVAFGLLLVIPKNADQVQPVNQDSSKGILWPYKVVFSNPQSWLCGIISGLLFAPTTIFAMTWGVAFFQQDRDFSFHTATIASAMVPMGWVLGCPLLGYITDRIGARKPVLMAGATMMILAICQVIFMPDLLSAYTTNFIFGVASGAAMIPYSVIKESNPDEVKGSATGAINFITFGVTTLLNPIFSKFFGQTLSQEADKSTHFQLTGLFWIAGIGLAIILMFFLKETGQKKVNKSIS
- a CDS encoding MFS transporter, yielding MNSFIFCPNNFNFAGNLNDMGTRRNIILILASIGTFVEALDIAIINLTIPSIQQQFHIGADKVQWLQTLYVLFFGGFLIIGGKLSDEIGRKKLFLLGGLIFMFSSLGAGLSPSFEALALFRALQGLGAALIMPASLSIVTNTFTENQERNRALGVFSSFAAIGSGSGLSIGGIISTYLSWHWVFLINVPILFITLILAYHYLPSDEKNKNVQKTDAISGLLLVLGLLSLTYGTHELIHIHEHTLLVVGSLALAAFILSTVFYRLKTVSQPLINLELFKYRSLVASNLAFFTLGAFFIGFLFLISLMLQKDMHHSAASAGIMLVPFSIMSALVAKFILPTICRKFYPAQMGILGWSFMLTGAISLLLSIYFGHPLQIVLFGAACISGIGMTICFTSLSILGIRDVDSVHYGVASSLTSTSYFLGAGIGLSFMTLMSQLFPSKLAVDHLSLTILACYAVIAMGILRYLIIKELKAEKTQVAI
- a CDS encoding Lrp/AsnC family transcriptional regulator translates to MENYTLDEKDLAILRLLQKDAKLSVRDLSGRINLSSTPTHERIKRMEKLGIIKGYTAVLDRKKVDKGMMVICMIALNAHNKKTASKFIEEVSKLNEVVEFYNISGDFDFMLKILAPNMDEFHDFFVNQLSEIEGIGQTKSIFVMNSIKESSQIIY